One window of Halichondria panicea chromosome 7, odHalPani1.1, whole genome shotgun sequence genomic DNA carries:
- the LOC135338520 gene encoding LOW QUALITY PROTEIN: P2X purinoceptor 7-like (The sequence of the model RefSeq protein was modified relative to this genomic sequence to represent the inferred CDS: substituted 1 base at 1 genomic stop codon) — MSSSSDDSGSSSVLSLSCSVSSVESDVSEVSEHGSNXETIEPYRFEPEESDTPLDTEETEPGGAEDSDDDDDDSEGEERLLNRDWCQCGNCVIMPTGRECVCCCEVESVVEKKEENHTDISCITDHEGFTPVCLDVWVLQTAYSNYRYHYGDPEEKHIHERYRFIAYRQLAGWCWGWLGRKMRVVLPSCAVNRIRTSFPSANYAGFKYPQVSNSTT; from the exons ATGAGTTCAAGCAGTGATGACAGTGGTAGTTCTAGTGTTCTAAGCCTCTCTTGTTCAGTGTCTTCTGTTGAAAGTGATGTGTCAGAAGTTTCAGAACATGGAAGTAATTAAGAAACAATTGAGCCCTACAGATTTGAGCCTGAAGAGAGTGACACACCATTAGACACTGAAGAGACAGAACCAGGAGGAGCGGAAGacagtgatgatgatgatgatgactcTGAAGGTGAAGAGAGACTCCTCAACAGAGATTG GTGTCAGTGTGGAAACTGTGTTATAATGCCAACGGGAAGAGAGTGTGTATGTTGCTGTGAAGTGGAAAGTGTCGTAGAGAAGAAGGAAGAAAATCATACTGATATAAGTTGCATAACTGACCATGAAGGATTCACACCGGTGTGCCTCGATGTGTGGGTACTTCAAACAGCATACTCTAACTATAGATATCATTATGGTGATCCTGAAGAGAAGCACATCCATGA GCGTTACCGTTTCATTGCTTATCGGCAACTTGCTGGTTGGTGTTGGGGATGGCTTGGTCGGAAAATGAGGGTAGTACTACCAAGCTGCGCTGTAAACCGAATCAGGACAAGTTTCCCTTCTGCTAACTATGCTGGATTTAAGTATCCACAAGTGTCAAATTCAACAACATAA
- the LOC135338476 gene encoding uncharacterized protein LOC135338476: protein MSTSTGTYQESSDETTDGTIEPCNDQHRPNGDTFYMVSESSLLLLFVSCFYCGKSAVIKKVVFGSFLRIVQTCRHCRKKRVWDSQPYVCNIPLGNILMSAAILYSGAFPSKALHIFKILNVAAITRRTFFRHQSKYLQPAIDNVWKQNQKSLLMSLKKKGKPLVLAGDGRSDSPGHSAKYGSYSVLELNCNKIVDFKLVQSNEVASSNHMEKEGLIRVLEFLKKKGIKVGTLVTDRHQQIAKFIREQNPDIKHYFDIWHVVKGLRKKLKALAKTKDCELVGKWEQSITNHMYWCVASTPDCKGDVMVAKWLSLDNHIHNKHSGHGQLFRKCSHRRLVGRKRNKKWFKRHTKASEKLSPLLTNPRVCKDVAKLSPMYQTSSLEAFHSVVIHFAPKSTAFSYQGMHCRLQVAALHFNENANRKQAVTKRGEERYDIVFPKYKKGGYIVRKVVENPT, encoded by the exons ATGAGTACATCAACAGGAACATATCAAGAATC TTCTGATGAGACGACTGATGGGACGATTGAGCCTTGTAATGACCAACACAGACCAAACGGAGATACTTTCTACATGGTATCGGAATCTTCCCTTTTGCTACTGTTTGTGTCCTGTTTCTATTGTGGAAAGAGTGCCGTCATTAAGAAGGTGGTTTTTGGTTCTTTCTTACGAATTGTTCAGACATGCAGACATTGCCGCAAGAAACGTGTATGGGATAGCCAGCCTTATGTGTGCAACATTCCCCTTGGAAATATACTTATGTCAGCTGCCATTCTCTACTCTGGAGCATTCCCATCTAAAGCTCTTCACATCTTCAAGATCCTAAATGTCGCTGCAATCACTAGAAGAACTTTTTTTCGCCATCAAAGCAAATACCTTCAACCTGCAATTGATAACGTTTGGAAGCAAAATCAGAAGTCCCTATTGATGTCACTAAAAAAGAAAGGAAAACCGCTAGTGCTAGCTGGAGACGGACGATCAGATAGTCCTGGTCACAGTGCAAAGTATGGTTCTTATTCAGTCCTGGAGCTAAACTGCAACAAGATAGTTGACTTCAAATTGgttcag AGCAATGAAGTTGCTAGTAGCAACCACATGGAGAAAGAAGGTCTTATACGAGTGTTAGAATTTTTGAAGAAGAAAGGTATCAAAGTGGGGACGTTGGTCACAGATAGACATCAACAGATAGCTAAGTTCATAAGGGAGCAGAACCCTGACATCAAGCACTACTTTGACATATGGCATGTTGTGAaag GGCTTCGTAAAAAGTTGAAAGCCTTAGCCAAAACAAAAGATTGTGAGCTTGTGGGCAAATGGGAACAAAGCATTACCAACCACATGTATTGGTGTGTTGCATCCACCCCCGATTGCAAAGGAGATGTAATGGTAGCCAAATGGTTATCATTAGATAACCATATTCACAATAAGCACTCTGGACATGGACAACTCTTTCGAAAGTGTAGTCATCGCAGGCTTGTTGGACGAAAAAGAAACAAAAAGTGGTTTAAAAGAC acaCTAAAGCCAGTGAAAAACTATCGCCTCTGCTGACAAATCCTAGAGTGTGTAAAGATGTAGCTAAACTTTCACCTATGTATCAAACATCTTCACTCGAAGCGTTCCATAGTGTGGTCATACACTTTGCCCCTAAGTCAACCGCATTTTCGTACCAAGGAATGCACTGCAG gttgCAGGTAGCAGCACTACATTTTAATGAGAATGCCAATCGAAAGCAGGCTGTGACCAAAAGGGGCGAGGAGAGGTATGACATCGTGTTTCCCAAATATAAGAAGGGTGGCTACATAGTCCGAAAAGTTGTCGAAaatccaacataa